In Treponema rectale, a single genomic region encodes these proteins:
- a CDS encoding TIR domain-containing protein, with amino-acid sequence MSVSMYQNNVNRLDKEIADLEARKAKLDSDSANLESRILSVEKTITKNTSLSSLQSKQRQISSYQNDISKKRKDSADLGKKIADKRKKRTEEFQKLQKAQEQENKKQQDANRRIQQSYERQIAALTNQLAINNTHSIVETSEDSDKEEYDVFVSHAWEDKEDFVDEFVSELEKIGLRVWYDKNRLKIGDKMRQKIDDGLKKSRFGIVVLSPNYIAENKYWTKAELDGLFQRETYNNKVILPIWHNLTKKQVIDFSPIIADRKAATTALQTPAEIAQEIKDLFEDGE; translated from the coding sequence ATGTCTGTTTCTATGTATCAAAATAATGTAAATCGTCTCGATAAAGAAATTGCAGATTTAGAAGCAAGAAAAGCAAAACTTGATTCTGATTCTGCAAATTTAGAAAGTAGAATATTGTCTGTGGAAAAAACAATTACAAAAAATACATCTCTTTCATCTCTTCAAAGCAAACAAAGACAAATTTCCAGTTATCAAAATGATATTTCAAAAAAGAGAAAGGATTCTGCTGATTTAGGGAAAAAAATTGCAGATAAAAGAAAAAAGAGAACAGAGGAATTTCAGAAACTTCAAAAAGCTCAAGAGCAGGAAAATAAAAAGCAGCAAGATGCAAACAGAAGAATACAACAATCTTATGAGAGACAAATTGCAGCCTTAACTAATCAATTGGCAATTAATAATACTCATTCGATTGTTGAGACTTCTGAAGATTCTGATAAAGAAGAATATGATGTTTTTGTATCTCATGCATGGGAAGATAAAGAAGATTTTGTTGATGAATTTGTTTCTGAACTCGAGAAGATTGGTTTAAGAGTCTGGTATGACAAGAATCGTCTTAAAATTGGCGATAAAATGCGACAAAAAATAGATGATGGATTGAAAAAATCTCGTTTTGGTATTGTTGTTTTATCACCTAATTATATAGCAGAGAATAAATATTGGACTAAAGCAGAATTAGATGGTTTATTTCAGAGGGAAACATATAATAATAAAGTTATATTACCAATCTGGCATAATTTAACCAAAAAACAAGTTATTGATTTTAGTCCCATAATAGCAGACAGAAAAGCAGCAACAACCGCACTTCAAACACCTGCGGAAATTGCACAAGAAATAAAAGATTTATTTGAAGATGGAGAATAA
- a CDS encoding type IV toxin-antitoxin system AbiEi family antitoxin domain-containing protein yields the protein MDEKIIATAKQNGNLITTAQVRNIGLSNTMLSKYVDSGSLIRVCHGIYALPDSVIDDMYVLNLRSQKIVFSHESALFLNGISDRTPFSATVTIPSNAAVSADIKSECTCFYIQPDLYELGLEERKTTFGNSVRCYNAERTVCDILRSRSRMDEETVVSAVKNYVLSKDKDFFRLYEYAQKFKVSDQVRKYMEVLV from the coding sequence ATGGACGAGAAAATTATTGCGACTGCAAAACAGAACGGAAATCTCATAACCACGGCTCAAGTTCGTAATATCGGGCTGTCTAATACAATGCTGTCAAAATATGTGGACTCTGGCTCTTTAATCCGTGTGTGTCATGGAATTTACGCTTTGCCTGATAGTGTAATAGATGATATGTACGTTTTGAACCTCAGAAGTCAGAAAATTGTATTTTCCCATGAAAGTGCGCTTTTTCTTAATGGCATCTCGGACAGGACACCTTTTTCTGCAACGGTAACTATCCCTTCCAATGCGGCTGTTTCTGCTGATATAAAAAGTGAATGTACTTGTTTTTACATTCAGCCTGATTTATATGAACTTGGACTTGAAGAACGAAAGACGACATTCGGAAATTCTGTCCGCTGCTATAATGCAGAAAGAACAGTCTGTGACATTTTGCGGAGCCGTTCCCGCATGGACGAAGAGACTGTTGTTTCCGCTGTAAAAAACTATGTGCTGTCAAAAGACAAAGATTTTTTTCGCCTTTATGAATATGCGCAGAAGTTCAAGGTTTCTGATCAAGTCAGAAAATATATGGAGGTGCTTGTATGA
- a CDS encoding SIR2 family protein — MGEKKIINIIKVREDKDPIEFERDSEKEGCFKLLKEDTSYINNEGIFSELDLHSRVEPWLSSLFQSEHLSLLLGSGLSTAIQFEATGKSNNGMNELDLSETKYKDKIKTFATESAKKTGRGISNIEDEIRIANELLRGLKISGLEEDDTKKLEEVVNKNLQDFTENISTIENTIATAEIDKREKAFQLLVSFLMSFASRTGTRDRLHIFTTNYDRLIEEGADIAGLHLIDRFVGSLNPIFRSSRLDIDMHYNPPGIRGEPRYLEGVAKYTKLHGSIDWVETDSHYIRKIGMPFGANSLKPFLEAANVPENYQKVLIYPNSSKDRETAEYPYVELFRDFAAALCRPNSTLVVYGYSFGDDHINRIIADMLTIPSTHLVIIAFNDKEGRAIQFYESCGRKDQITLFIGEDIANIKALTSLYLPKSAIDKTSIKMAELIKARITTKDDTPEEKK, encoded by the coding sequence ATGGGAGAAAAAAAAATAATAAATATTATAAAAGTAAGAGAAGATAAAGATCCTATAGAATTTGAAAGAGACTCAGAAAAAGAAGGTTGCTTTAAGCTTTTAAAAGAAGATACATCATATATTAATAATGAAGGAATTTTTTCTGAATTAGATTTACATTCTCGTGTTGAGCCATGGCTTTCTTCTCTTTTTCAATCTGAACATCTTTCTTTATTATTAGGAAGTGGTTTAAGTACAGCAATTCAATTTGAAGCAACCGGAAAATCTAATAATGGAATGAATGAATTAGATCTTTCTGAAACAAAATACAAAGATAAGATTAAAACATTTGCTACAGAAAGTGCAAAAAAAACAGGTCGTGGAATTTCAAATATAGAAGATGAAATTAGGATAGCTAATGAATTATTACGTGGGTTAAAAATCAGTGGATTGGAAGAGGACGATACAAAAAAATTAGAAGAAGTAGTAAATAAAAATTTACAAGATTTTACTGAAAATATTTCAACTATTGAAAACACCATTGCAACAGCTGAAATAGACAAAAGAGAAAAAGCTTTTCAACTACTAGTTTCATTCCTTATGAGTTTTGCAAGCAGAACTGGCACAAGAGACAGACTTCACATTTTTACAACCAACTATGATAGGCTTATTGAAGAAGGAGCTGATATTGCAGGTCTTCATTTGATTGATAGATTTGTTGGTAGCTTAAATCCAATTTTTAGGTCTTCTCGTCTTGATATTGATATGCATTATAATCCGCCAGGAATTAGAGGTGAACCAAGATATCTTGAAGGCGTTGCAAAATACACAAAACTGCATGGTTCAATAGACTGGGTTGAAACTGATTCTCATTATATAAGAAAAATCGGAATGCCATTTGGAGCAAATTCATTAAAGCCATTTCTAGAAGCTGCAAATGTTCCAGAAAACTATCAAAAGGTTTTAATTTATCCAAACTCGTCAAAGGACAGAGAAACTGCTGAATATCCTTATGTTGAATTGTTTAGGGATTTTGCAGCAGCACTTTGTAGACCTAATTCAACACTTGTTGTTTATGGTTATAGTTTTGGAGATGATCATATCAATAGAATTATTGCTGATATGTTAACAATTCCTTCAACGCATTTAGTAATAATTGCATTTAATGACAAAGAAGGTCGTGCTATACAATTCTATGAGTCTTGTGGACGTAAAGACCAGATTACATTATTTATTGGTGAAGATATAGCGAATATAAAAGCATTAACAAGTTTATACCTTCCTAAGTCTGCTATTGATAAGACTTCTATTAAGATGGCTGAATTAATAAAAGCGCGTATTACAACAAAAGATGATACACCAGAGGAGAAAAAATAA
- a CDS encoding ATP-binding protein, whose translation MMSPIENSESLRVGTIDFISPDEIKVLLDIEVPNDVTLNTGVPRSFPRINGYVLFSCENGYLVGQINWITIERSQYPKRRGIQDFGIIDLPFPLRIISINPLGVLRYSKQSTDGKIEYEFSRGIDLFPTVGDPAYLPTEEQLKAIIENGENRRVQIGTSPLCGNAVVSVDPDKLFGRHVAVLGNTGSGKSCSVAGLIRWSIEATEKKANSRFIILDPNGEYSECFSDFNNVNRFAVEPDDEKEIKQLKVPLWLWNTDEWIAFTQAGGKAQKPTLVQALRSVRDGLFSPEIGESVRTKNFLRTIYEIIEIEIKKGTPWAEFPKPKSFFEKLKKWNDSLVENDDFTEEEKDALNEIKNEIGQLITARSVQYPTMDFSRTEVTSVKDAINKAYFAFGGTSKDFLPTDENIPLPFTGEMFLSSITANAELMGTSEYVETMRMRVQTLLSDKHLKPVISYEADYSLEQWLEDYICPKTEDSSAITIIDLSLLPSEMTHIIASVIARMTLESLQRYRKINNGKTLPTTIVMEEAHTFIKRYNDDTETYSASSTCAKIFEKIAREGRKFGLGLVLSSQRPSELSPTVLSQCNTFLLHRISNDRDQELVHRLVPDNLRGLLRDLPSLPSRNAILLGWATELPILVQMKLLKKEFRPKSNDPEYWKYWTENTETVDWQTIANDWQDKGNVNNQQNV comes from the coding sequence ATGATGTCTCCAATTGAGAACTCTGAAAGCTTACGAGTTGGTACAATAGATTTTATTTCTCCTGATGAAATTAAAGTTCTTCTGGATATAGAAGTTCCGAATGATGTTACTTTAAATACAGGTGTTCCTCGTTCATTTCCTAGAATAAATGGATATGTATTGTTTTCTTGTGAAAATGGTTATTTAGTTGGACAAATTAACTGGATTACAATTGAGCGTTCACAATATCCGAAAAGACGTGGAATCCAGGATTTTGGAATAATAGATTTACCTTTCCCATTAAGAATTATAAGTATTAATCCACTTGGAGTTTTGCGTTATTCAAAACAATCAACTGATGGTAAAATTGAATATGAGTTTTCAAGGGGAATCGATCTTTTCCCTACTGTAGGAGACCCGGCATATCTTCCAACAGAAGAACAATTAAAAGCTATTATTGAAAATGGCGAAAATCGACGTGTACAAATAGGAACAAGTCCATTGTGTGGTAATGCTGTAGTTTCTGTTGATCCAGATAAATTATTTGGAAGACATGTCGCAGTTTTAGGAAATACAGGAAGCGGAAAATCTTGTTCTGTAGCCGGTTTAATCAGATGGTCAATTGAAGCTACTGAGAAAAAGGCTAATTCACGTTTTATAATTCTTGATCCGAATGGTGAATATTCAGAATGTTTTTCAGATTTTAATAATGTGAATCGTTTTGCAGTTGAACCTGATGATGAAAAAGAAATAAAACAATTAAAAGTACCTTTATGGTTATGGAATACAGATGAATGGATTGCTTTTACACAAGCTGGAGGAAAGGCTCAGAAACCAACTCTTGTACAAGCTTTAAGAAGTGTTCGAGATGGGCTTTTTTCGCCAGAAATAGGAGAATCTGTTAGAACAAAAAACTTTTTAAGAACAATATATGAAATAATCGAAATTGAAATTAAAAAAGGTACACCTTGGGCTGAATTTCCAAAGCCAAAATCTTTTTTTGAAAAACTTAAGAAATGGAATGATTCATTAGTTGAAAATGATGATTTTACAGAAGAAGAAAAGGATGCACTTAATGAAATAAAAAATGAAATTGGACAACTTATAACTGCACGTTCTGTTCAGTATCCAACTATGGATTTTTCTAGAACAGAAGTTACAAGTGTCAAAGATGCAATTAACAAAGCATATTTTGCATTTGGTGGGACTTCCAAAGATTTCTTACCAACAGATGAAAATATTCCTCTGCCATTTACTGGCGAAATGTTTTTGTCAAGTATTACTGCTAATGCAGAGTTAATGGGAACAAGCGAATATGTAGAAACCATGCGTATGCGAGTTCAAACATTGCTTTCAGACAAACACCTAAAACCTGTAATTAGTTATGAAGCAGATTATTCATTAGAACAATGGCTTGAAGACTATATTTGTCCTAAAACAGAAGACTCTTCAGCAATTACAATTATAGATTTATCTTTACTCCCAAGTGAAATGACTCATATTATTGCATCTGTAATTGCAAGAATGACGCTAGAATCTTTACAGCGTTACAGAAAAATTAATAATGGAAAAACACTCCCAACTACAATAGTTATGGAAGAAGCTCATACGTTTATAAAAAGATATAATGATGATACTGAAACTTATTCTGCTTCTTCAACTTGTGCTAAGATTTTTGAAAAAATTGCACGTGAAGGAAGAAAATTTGGTTTAGGTTTAGTTTTATCTTCACAAAGACCAAGTGAACTTTCTCCAACTGTGCTTTCACAGTGTAATACATTCTTATTACACAGAATATCTAATGACAGAGACCAAGAATTAGTACATAGATTGGTACCTGATAACTTACGAGGATTGTTAAGAGATTTACCATCGCTTCCTTCTAGAAACGCAATTCTTTTGGGCTGGGCAACAGAATTACCTATATTGGTACAAATGAAACTTTTGAAAAAAGAATTTAGACCAAAATCAAATGATCCAGAATACTGGAAATACTGGACTGAAAATACAGAAACAGTTGATTGGCAAACAATAGCAAATGATTGGCAAGATAAAGGAAATGTCAATAATCAACAGAATGTATAG
- a CDS encoding site-specific DNA-methyltransferase, whose product MEHLHMHSLNKIDENISKIANLFPNCVTEAKNDNGEIVHKIDFDMLKQELSSVLVEEREERYQFTWPDKKQAILTANAPINKTLRPCREESVDFDTTENLYIEGDNLEALKLLQETYLGRIKMIYIDPPYNTGSDFIYNDNFDEAVDEYTDKNGDYDVNGNQLVKNLETEGRFHTKWLNMMYPRLKIARDLLKDDGGIICIQIDDNEYANLKKICDEIFNISNFVTTIVVKMSEPTGVKMSHAKTRIPKLKEYILVYKKGDIKLNSVRVPKEKWDNEYKTYLTNITQEELDFVKSIRDNEDRTDKEIQEVDEILKKISFVPITTIYNENNIITDDDKLNFNYSNSWRIIRTVSMSGGAKEIADEKKKQMKQTFFNIVTPEKKMYFIKGDYSSDVESPRIKILFADDYLTFNPCDFYYDIKTTGLDNEGYVPFRNGKKPIKLLTRLIKLFTNDNDIVMDFFSGSCSTGHSVMQFCNEENSKRPFIMVQLQEDIDSQLTKVDKETKKDLIKINAFLDKYGKPHYITEVGKQRLRLAGNDINNNNVDKGFRVLKIDSTNMEDVYYTPDHIDPNDLFKNNIKSDRTGEDLLFQTMLDLGIMLSSKIETKKINGKEVFCVEGNYLMACFDDTVDEATITEIAKEKPYYFVMRAPANSKDGDSLITNFEQIFTTYSPDTVRKIL is encoded by the coding sequence ATGGAACACTTACACATGCACTCACTTAATAAAATTGACGAAAACATAAGCAAAATCGCAAATCTTTTTCCAAACTGTGTTACAGAAGCAAAAAACGATAATGGCGAAATCGTACACAAGATAGATTTTGACATGCTCAAACAGGAACTTTCCAGTGTACTTGTTGAAGAACGTGAAGAACGCTATCAGTTTACTTGGCCTGACAAAAAACAGGCAATTCTCACTGCGAATGCTCCTATAAATAAGACACTGCGCCCATGTCGTGAAGAATCTGTTGATTTTGATACAACAGAGAACCTCTACATTGAAGGTGACAACCTTGAAGCACTCAAACTTTTACAGGAAACATATCTTGGAAGAATCAAAATGATTTACATTGATCCTCCATACAACACGGGAAGTGATTTTATATATAACGATAATTTTGATGAAGCAGTTGATGAATATACTGACAAAAATGGAGATTATGATGTAAATGGAAATCAATTAGTTAAAAATCTAGAAACAGAAGGCCGTTTCCACACAAAATGGTTAAATATGATGTATCCTCGTCTTAAAATTGCAAGGGATTTATTGAAAGATGATGGTGGAATAATCTGTATTCAAATTGATGATAATGAATATGCAAACTTAAAAAAAATATGTGATGAAATATTTAATATTTCCAATTTTGTAACAACTATTGTTGTAAAAATGAGTGAACCGACAGGAGTAAAGATGTCTCATGCTAAAACAAGAATTCCAAAGTTAAAAGAGTATATTCTTGTTTATAAAAAAGGAGATATTAAATTAAATTCTGTCCGTGTTCCAAAAGAAAAATGGGATAATGAATATAAAACATATCTAACAAATATTACCCAGGAAGAATTGGATTTTGTAAAATCTATACGAGATAACGAAGATAGAACCGATAAAGAAATTCAAGAGGTAGATGAAATACTTAAGAAAATTTCATTTGTACCTATTACTACCATTTATAATGAGAATAATATTATTACAGACGATGATAAGTTAAACTTTAATTATTCAAATTCATGGCGAATTATACGTACCGTTTCTATGTCAGGCGGTGCTAAAGAAATAGCTGATGAAAAAAAGAAGCAGATGAAACAGACTTTTTTCAATATAGTGACACCTGAAAAGAAAATGTATTTTATAAAAGGTGATTATTCATCAGATGTAGAAAGCCCTCGAATTAAAATTCTTTTTGCTGATGATTATTTAACATTTAATCCATGTGATTTTTATTATGATATAAAAACAACAGGATTAGATAACGAGGGATATGTTCCATTTAGAAATGGTAAAAAACCTATTAAATTACTTACACGACTTATTAAACTTTTTACAAATGATAATGATATTGTTATGGATTTCTTTAGTGGTTCATGTTCAACAGGACACTCTGTTATGCAATTCTGCAATGAAGAAAATTCAAAACGACCATTTATAATGGTGCAGCTTCAAGAAGATATAGATAGTCAATTAACAAAAGTTGATAAAGAAACAAAAAAAGACTTAATAAAAATAAATGCTTTCCTTGATAAGTATGGAAAACCTCACTATATAACCGAAGTTGGTAAACAAAGGTTGCGTTTAGCTGGAAATGATATTAATAATAATAACGTTGACAAAGGTTTCCGTGTTCTCAAAATTGATTCAACAAACATGGAAGACGTTTACTACACCCCAGACCACATTGACCCAAATGACCTCTTCAAAAATAACATTAAATCAGACAGAACAGGGGAAGATCTTCTTTTCCAGACAATGCTCGACCTTGGCATTATGCTTTCCAGCAAAATCGAAACAAAGAAGATTAACGGCAAAGAAGTTTTCTGTGTAGAAGGCAACTACCTTATGGCCTGCTTTGATGACACCGTAGACGAAGCAACAATTACAGAAATCGCCAAAGAAAAGCCATATTACTTTGTAATGCGAGCCCCAGCAAACTCAAAAGATGGTGACAGTCTTATCACTAATTTTGAGCAGATATTTACAACTTACAGCCCGGACACAGTTCGCAAAATACTGTAA
- a CDS encoding nucleotidyl transferase AbiEii/AbiGii toxin family protein, whose amino-acid sequence MKQTTANAMSLRAKINNYAKEHGILAQVVLQNYMFECLLDRISRSKYVDNFVIKGGILVSSLVGLDVRSTMDMDTTLVHLSLTEEKIKEAMNAIITVPADDGVVFNFVSVEPIRKDDVYGGFCLRLDAKYESIETPLSIDISTGDAITPEPINYGYKRLFNSENVIPLRSYPLETVLAEKIETIITRGILNTRPRDFYDVYILTKTQGYNAETLRKAIFATAEHRGTKAIMEAETNSRLAVIENSSELQSQWAKYQKKFPYAKDITYQETVNAVKEVIHEIYI is encoded by the coding sequence ATGAAACAAACAACGGCAAATGCAATGAGCCTTCGTGCAAAAATAAACAATTACGCAAAAGAGCATGGAATTCTTGCACAGGTCGTTTTGCAGAATTATATGTTTGAGTGCCTTTTGGATAGAATCTCACGCTCAAAGTATGTGGATAATTTTGTAATCAAGGGCGGAATCCTTGTCAGCTCGCTTGTAGGACTTGATGTGCGCTCTACCATGGATATGGACACAACTCTTGTTCATCTTTCCCTTACCGAAGAAAAGATAAAGGAAGCCATGAATGCCATTATCACCGTTCCTGCCGATGATGGTGTGGTTTTCAATTTCGTTTCTGTTGAACCTATTAGAAAAGATGATGTTTACGGCGGTTTCTGCCTTAGGCTTGATGCAAAATACGAGAGTATAGAAACTCCGCTTTCGATAGATATTTCGACGGGAGATGCAATAACACCGGAACCGATTAACTACGGCTATAAAAGGCTTTTTAATAGCGAGAACGTCATTCCCTTACGTTCTTATCCGCTAGAAACAGTGCTTGCCGAAAAAATTGAAACAATAATCACACGCGGCATTTTGAATACTCGACCTCGTGATTTTTACGATGTATATATTTTGACAAAAACTCAAGGATACAATGCAGAAACTTTGCGCAAAGCCATTTTTGCAACGGCGGAACATCGCGGAACAAAAGCAATCATGGAAGCAGAAACAAACAGCCGCCTTGCTGTTATAGAAAACAGTTCGGAATTGCAATCGCAATGGGCAAAGTACCAGAAGAAATTTCCGTATGCAAAAGACATAACATATCAAGAAACTGTAAATGCTGTAAAAGAGGTAATTCATGAAATTTACATTTAA
- a CDS encoding ATP-binding protein, with amino-acid sequence MAKVEINEGYELLQIINDFGEPLEIFREAFQNAFDADAHNVYCHIYQENDFDEEKLFIDIWNDGVPLHKDNIKNFFGLAKSTKIDDKKKPIGKLGYKGHGSKIFFNADTVQICSKTNDDEWYVELNKPLKQIKETNGLEYTEIKQSSATTIHLPTEIKEGFFVRIINPKHFPNKETFHKLDHRYLRDYILWYTIFGTIRTQYDEQYKNRNFTLYLSGLGINEYSYLINNNSLFMDPKPNFESFENVKYEKIDMGHIFPNDRSDKKSMQKYCNAIDPKKNYFDFYANHYYEKKECPGITKFYFYMSLEGYETKRTYDILLSKKGKQSQELKKLTHSDGERYGIWVCKGGIPVEKVDAWYEGGKGTYSYMQAFIDCDDFELTANRGSIRNTKIEIIKAVKEAFNDIMNKADVQKLLEERIEEENKEKLRRSVVDDKNELKKRKDAFGKRKKIMLPDGTVFYEPTNTSKYVLSESESMVLLVQLMTKYPTLFNFDLLDYNTRDGIDFVVNNKYGEPKYIELKGILTKSMNHPFEFINKIICYETDLKNGDICKDLVGIEVEFKEAKKQKYKSKDDNDVFNGKEYTGYQLIPVNTNDNVDAIEVICLKDLIKDVLGGEIK; translated from the coding sequence ATATATGGAATGATGGTGTTCCATTACATAAAGATAATATAAAAAATTTCTTTGGATTAGCAAAATCAACTAAAATTGATGATAAAAAGAAACCAATAGGAAAACTTGGATATAAAGGCCATGGTTCAAAAATATTCTTTAATGCAGATACTGTACAGATTTGTTCTAAAACAAATGATGATGAATGGTATGTAGAATTAAATAAACCGCTTAAACAAATAAAAGAAACTAATGGGTTAGAGTACACAGAAATTAAACAATCATCTGCTACAACAATTCACTTACCAACAGAAATCAAAGAAGGTTTTTTTGTTAGGATTATTAATCCAAAACATTTTCCAAATAAAGAAACCTTTCATAAATTAGATCACCGATATTTAAGAGATTATATTCTTTGGTATACAATTTTTGGAACAATACGAACTCAATATGATGAACAATATAAAAATCGTAATTTTACATTATATCTTTCAGGATTAGGAATAAATGAGTATTCATATTTAATAAATAACAATTCTTTATTTATGGATCCAAAACCAAATTTTGAAAGTTTTGAAAATGTTAAATATGAAAAAATAGATATGGGTCATATTTTCCCAAATGACAGAAGTGATAAAAAATCTATGCAGAAGTACTGCAATGCAATTGATCCAAAGAAAAATTATTTTGATTTTTATGCAAATCACTATTATGAAAAAAAAGAATGTCCAGGAATAACAAAATTCTATTTTTATATGAGTCTGGAAGGATATGAGACAAAGAGAACTTATGATATTTTGCTTTCAAAAAAAGGAAAACAGTCACAGGAATTGAAAAAACTTACACATTCTGATGGTGAGAGATATGGTATATGGGTTTGTAAAGGAGGTATTCCCGTTGAGAAGGTAGATGCATGGTATGAAGGAGGTAAAGGAACATATTCATATATGCAGGCTTTTATTGATTGTGATGATTTTGAATTAACTGCAAATCGAGGCTCAATTCGTAATACAAAAATAGAGATTATTAAAGCTGTAAAAGAAGCTTTTAATGACATTATGAATAAAGCTGATGTTCAAAAATTACTTGAGGAACGAATTGAAGAAGAAAACAAGGAAAAACTTAGACGATCTGTAGTAGATGATAAAAATGAATTAAAGAAAAGAAAAGATGCTTTTGGTAAGCGTAAAAAAATAATGCTTCCAGATGGAACTGTATTTTATGAACCTACAAATACATCAAAATATGTTCTCTCAGAATCCGAAAGTATGGTACTTCTTGTCCAGTTAATGACAAAATATCCAACCCTCTTTAATTTTGATTTACTTGATTATAATACCCGCGATGGAATTGATTTTGTAGTTAATAATAAATATGGTGAACCAAAATATATAGAATTAAAAGGAATTCTTACTAAATCAATGAATCATCCATTTGAGTTTATAAATAAAATTATATGTTATGAAACAGATTTAAAAAATGGTGATATTTGTAAAGATTTAGTAGGAATTGAAGTTGAATTTAAAGAAGCTAAGAAACAGAAATACAAATCAAAAGACGATAATGATGTATTTAATGGCAAAGAGTATACTGGATATCAATTAATTCCTGTAAATACAAATGACAATGTAGATGCAATAGAAGTAATTTGTTTAAAAGATTTAATAAAAGATGTTCTTGGTGGAGAAATAAAATAA